Genomic segment of Desulfovibrio sp.:
CCTCCCACGATGGCTGCGCTCGTTTTTCTGCTCCGGGCTCATTTCGGCAGCGGTAAGCTTAAGCTCGGGATCCAAAAATAGCGGATCATAGCCGAAACCGTTCTCGCCCTTGGGCTCGTTGGCCAGGCGGCCGAACCAGACCCCGTGGAAGACCAGTTCATAACCGTCCGGAGCGTGCGCAACGATGCACGATATGAACTTGCACCCGCGTTTGTCCGCCGGAACGTCCTTCATCTGCTCCAGGAGCTTTTCGTTGTTGGAGGCGTCCGTGGCGTTGTCGCCCGAATACCGCGCGGACAAGACTCCCGGAGCGCCGTCAAGAGCGTCCACTGCCAGTCCGGAGTCGTCGGCCAGGGCTATGAGCCCGGTTGCCTCGCTTACCGCCTTGGCCTTGATGCGCGCGTTCTCCTCGAACGTTGTTCCTGTCTCCTCGATTTCTCCGATCTGGGGGAACTGGTCCAGCCCCACCACCTCGACATCCTTGCCTTCCAGCATGGCCTGCAGTTCACGCACCTTGCCAAGATTTCGCGTTGCCAATACAACCCGCGTCACTCTCCACCTTCCTTCCCGTTCTTGCCGGCTATCCACTTTGAATCGTGGCGCGGCGAGGTCTGACCGGATACATCGGTTTCATCAGCCGCAATAAGGGGGGGCATAACCAGCCGCACTGCGGTTCCCTTGCCCACCTCACTCTCAAGCTCCACCGAGCCGCCGATCTCGTCCAATATTTTCTTGGTCATGGCCAAGCCCAAGCCCGACCCCTTGTCCTTGGTTGAAAAGAACGGGTTGAACACCTGATCCAGATTTTCCGGCGCGATGCCCCGGCCGGTGTCCTCGAGCTCAATGACCACGTGGTCTGCGCGCAGAAAACAGCGCATGACCAAGCTGCCGCCCTCGGGCATGGCCTCCATGGAATTCTTCACCATATTGATGATGCACTGCTTCACCAATTCCGGATCGCCCTTGGCCAGGGGCAGGCCGGGGCTTACCTCGACCTTCACTTCAATTTCCTGCTTCTGGCAAGCCAGGCCCATGAGCTCCATGGTCTGCATTGCCACTTGGGCAACGTCCACCTGCCCTTCCATTCCCTGGGTGGGCCGGGAGAAGTTGAGCAGGCTCTTGAGAATCTTGTCCAACCGGTTGGATTCTTCCAAAATAATGGACACCTTGGCCCGAACCTTGTCGTCAAGGGTATTCGAGCGCAGCAGGGAATTGGCGAAACCGGCTATGGCGAAAAGCGGATTCCTGATCTCGTGCGCCACATACGTGGAGAGTTCACCAACCGCCGCAAGCTTCTCCGACTGCTGCAAGCGCCTCTCCATGTAGGTTCCCTGGGTGATGTCCCTGCGCAGCACCATCACGTGGGTCACTTCGCCACCCTCGTCCAGAACAGGGTACATGTAGACTCTGAAATACTGCATGCGACCCTTGGCATCCACGGTGGTGAAGACTTCCTCGTGTTTTCCTCCCTTGCGAACGGTTTCCCAGCGTCTCACGTCCCCTTCCGGCTCGCAGATGCCTTTGAAACCGGTCAGGGCCTCCCAACACTGCTTGCCCAAAAAATCCTCACGATGTCCGCCAAGGCGGTCCATGGCCGCACGGTTGATGTCCACCACGCACGACGACGCATCCAGAATCACGATGTCGTCCGGAATCTGGTCGATCACCGAGGAAAGCAGGTTGCGCTCCTGTATAAGCGTGAGGGCGCAGGCTTTGTCCTTGTAGGAGGCGGAGTTGTCGTTCATCGAGTTTTTGTACCTTCTTCACCAGCCGAATCAAAGTCATTTTGCCCCTTGCCGTTCTGGGAAGCCTGCAGATTCGGGTCGCGCTGGGGAAATGGTATGGCTATGCCTTTTTGCTTGAACAGCCTGTCCACAGTCATGTGAATGTCCGACGAAGCGCGGGCTGCATTGTCCAGGTCGTCCACCCAGAAGAGCAGCTTGAACTTCAGGGCGGAATCCCCGAAGGCCACGAACTGGACTGAAGGCTTGGGGTCGGACAGAACTTTCGGGTGTCCGGAAGCGGCTTCCAAAAGCAG
This window contains:
- a CDS encoding XTP/dITP diphosphatase → MTRVVLATRNLGKVRELQAMLEGKDVEVVGLDQFPQIGEIEETGTTFEENARIKAKAVSEATGLIALADDSGLAVDALDGAPGVLSARYSGDNATDASNNEKLLEQMKDVPADKRGCKFISCIVAHAPDGYELVFHGVWFGRLANEPKGENGFGYDPLFLDPELKLTAAEMSPEQKNERSHRGRAMRELTKYLPGFLETVAREAAFSPEEREIRARLTGVKGLLKVLCMVMLILVPVVAAFTVSQNLTFIKALNAPGGPPAEIVAEVAKALMLKIVLASVLGVSIFIAGLRLYRRRKGAVLLAKIAWLAVPVASAVQYVVAQFLAYPPDILKMAETEITANALPGLMAASACVTYLTFSRRVKITYE
- a CDS encoding PAS domain-containing protein, which encodes MNDNSASYKDKACALTLIQERNLLSSVIDQIPDDIVILDASSCVVDINRAAMDRLGGHREDFLGKQCWEALTGFKGICEPEGDVRRWETVRKGGKHEEVFTTVDAKGRMQYFRVYMYPVLDEGGEVTHVMVLRRDITQGTYMERRLQQSEKLAAVGELSTYVAHEIRNPLFAIAGFANSLLRSNTLDDKVRAKVSIILEESNRLDKILKSLLNFSRPTQGMEGQVDVAQVAMQTMELMGLACQKQEIEVKVEVSPGLPLAKGDPELVKQCIINMVKNSMEAMPEGGSLVMRCFLRADHVVIELEDTGRGIAPENLDQVFNPFFSTKDKGSGLGLAMTKKILDEIGGSVELESEVGKGTAVRLVMPPLIAADETDVSGQTSPRHDSKWIAGKNGKEGGE